The following nucleotide sequence is from Lysobacterales bacterium.
GAAGCGGAAGTGCGAAAGCAGGGGATAGTTGCGACGGATGGCCTGACGCGATTGCGTCAGGTCGCGCAGGCCGACCAGCACCAGGGCCGCGAAACCCGCGAAGGCCAGCCACCATGCCGGTGCAAGCATAGTGGCCGCCCACAGGCTGGCGATTGCGGACACGCAGACGATCGCGAAGGCGAAAAAGCGCGAGGGCAGCATGGCGGACTCCGGCAGGACGACTCGTGCAATTTACGGCATCGCGTGCGCGCGGGCGATGCCTCAGGCGCGCGTCGCGAACACGGTGATTTCCTCGCGATCGTGATACAGCTGCTTGGCACGCAGATCGAGCTCGAACGGTACCGCCGCGCGCATCGCCTCGAAGCATCGTTGCACTTCGGGCCAGCGCTTCTTCATCGGCAGCTTGAGGTTGAACATGGTGTGCCGGCACCAGCCTTCGCGCAACCACGTCGCCATGCGTTCGGCGACCTTGATCGGCTGTTCGACCATGTCGCAGACCATCCACTCCACCGGTTTGTTCGGCTGGTACCGAAAGCCGTCGGCGCGCAGATGTTCGACGATCCCGGTGGCCATCAACGACTCCGCCATCGCGCCGTTATCGACCGCGAAGGTGCGGATCGAACGGCGCACGAATTGGTAGGTCCAGCCGCCGGGACAGGCGCCGAGATCGACGGCGGTCATGCCCGGTTGCAGCCAGCGCCCGCGTTCGTCGTCGTCGAGCAGGACCAGAAAGGCTTCTTCGAGCTTGAGTGTGGAGCGGCTCGGTGCATCGGACGGAAAGCGCAGGCGCGGAATGCCGCCTTTCCATGGCGCGGTTTCGGCATGGGTCGCAATCGATACATCGATCTGCGTACCGCTGTGCGCGAACAAGTGCAGGCGGTGCATGCTGCGCGCGTCGAAGCGCTTTTCGCGCTTCAACGCGGTCGCCATCGCGGATTCGAAGCTGCGCGCAAACGCACGCAATTGTTCGCCATCCGGACTGTCCGCGGTTTCGACCCAGACATCGCTGAGCATCACGCCCGACGCCTTCACATCAGTGAGGATCGGTCCGACCCGATCCTTCGGATCCAGAGCTTCGAACGACGCGCGCACGGGCAGCAATTGCCGCACGAAGATCAATTCACGAACGCGAAGCTTTCGTTGCGGCGGCTGGTGCACATGCAATTCGACGAAGCCGCTGTCGCGTCGGGTCTGCGCATAACCGGCACCGCCACGTGCAGCGAGTTCGTGCTCCAGTTCCTGCGCGCATTCGGGTTCAAAACCGGTGCGGGTGAGGGCGATCAGACGTTGAGTCACCGGCCGGTTCCTCCGGCAACACGCAGTGCGGACCGTTGTGCGATTGCATATTGCGACCGCAACGATGAAGGATCAGAATCTGGCGGCTTGCTGAAGCACAAGTGAATCATTCGATTCACATCCATTCTTGCGATCGAGGTAATAAGCATGGCACCGAGGGTAACGGGGAATTCGAGTAGCGGGCGACGAGTGTCGCCGACGATTCGCGCTTTGGCGATGATGGTAACGGCGACGCTGGCACAGTCGGCGCTGACAAAGGATCTCGCACCGATCGATCGCTGGGCCGATGCTCGGCCTGCAGCACGTGCGCATGCGCCGGTGATCGGCGCTGGCTTGCTGTCCGAATTCCGTGGTCATGTCGACGACCGTCTCGGTGTGCCGACCTTCCTTTGGGCCGGCCCGGATGCTTCGCGTTCGCCGATGAGTCCGACCGTCGGCACGCCTGAAGGCATTGCCCGCGTGCATCTCAAGCGACTTGCCGATGCCTACAAGGTCGGTGCCGACCAGATCGATGCGCTGCAGGTGGTGAATACGTCGCGGCTGAAGAATGGCTCGCAGATCGTGCAGCTTCAGAACGCCGCCGGTGGTATCGAGGTGTTCCGCGAGCGCATTTCGGTGCTGATCAATCCGCGTGGCGATCTCGTTTCAGTGGGCGGCTACATCGCCAGCACGGACTTGATCGATGCGTCGATGCAGGCGCCCGGCGCACGTGCGGCAATGTTTGCAATGAGTGGTGCCGATGCTGCAGCGCTGGCACTGGCCGACTACGGCTTCGATGCCGCGGCCGCCGCGTCAGCCTCGATCAGTCAGGGCGAAGGTGGCTTCCAGAACATCGCGCTGCCTGCTGCAGCCAACGGTGCGTCCTTGGCCGAGCCTGCGCGCGTCAAGCCGGTCTGGTTTCGCTCGGGCGCAGGGCTGATTCCGGCGCATTACGTCGAGGTCCAGGTCGCCGAGACGCCCGAATCGTCTGCCGATTACTACGCTTACGTGATCAGCGCAAAGGACGGGCAGGTCTTGTTCCGTCACAACCAGACGGCCGAACATACCTATCGCGTCTACGCCGAAACGACCGGCGCCCTGCTGCCGTATCCGGGCCCGGAGGGCCGCGCCAATGCGCCGCATCCGACGGCCCAGCCGGACGGCGTGCAACCGCCCTTCGTGCCGTCGGTGTCGACGACCCTGACACAGGGACCGATTTCGAACCCTGCACACATCTGGCTTGCGCCCGGCGCGACGGAGACCACCGGCAACAACGCCGAAGCCTATGCCGACTTCAACAATCCGGATGGGTTCAGTGCCGGCGACCTCCGTGGTGCCACCAACGGCGTGGACACGTTCAACTATGTCTACGACACCTCGCTGGATGTCGGCGTCAACGCCACCCAGCGTCAGGCCGGGATCGTCAACCTGTTCTACATGAACAACTGGCTGCACGACTGGTACTACGACGCCGGCTTCGATGAAGCCTCGGGCAATGGCCAGGTGGTCAATTACTCCGGACTCGGAATCGGTGGCGACAGCATCAAGGCCGAAGCCCAGGATGCGAGTGGCACCAACAATGCCAACATGTCGACGCCTTCGGACGGCGGTCGTCCGCGCATGCAGATGTACACCTGGTCCGGCCAGACACCGCGTCGCGTCGACTATCTGGCGGGCGTCGTGCTGCCGTCGGTGACCTCGGCCGTCGGCGTGCTGGTGACGCCGTCGGTGCCCGGCGCGACGGCGGACATCACGAATGACGTGGTGGTCGTTAACGATGGCAGCGTGACCGGCACCAACGGTACGACCACCGATGCCTGCCAGACGCCATTCGTCAACGATGCCGCCGTCAACGGCAAGATCGCCCTGGTCGATCGTGTCGCAGCGACGCGCGGCTGCAGCATTGGCACCACCCTCGCGAACGCACAGGCCAATGGTGCCATCGCCGTGTTGTTCATCAACACCAGCACGGTTGGCGTGAGCGTCACCGGGTCCTTGCCCGCCTTCACGATTCCGTATTTCTCGGTGTCCCTGGCAGATGGCAATGCGATCAAGGCCGCGATTGCGTCACCGACGACCGTGACCTTGCGCCTGCGTCGCGAACCGCCTGCGGTCTCGCGTGAAGGCGGTATCGACAACGCGGTCATCGCGCACGAGTGGGGCCACTACATCAGCAACCGCCTGGTCCAGAATTCGGCCGGCCTGACCAACAATACCGGTCGTGGCATGGGTGAAGGTTGGGCCGACTTCCATTCGCTGCTGATGCAGGTGAAGGAAGACGACGATCTGGCGCCGAGCAACCCGAACTATGTCGGCACCTACAGTGTCGCCTCGCACTCGCAGTCCGGTCCGAGCACCTCGTATTTCCCGAACACCGGGCCGTACTTCGGCATTCGTCGCTACCCGTATTCGACCAACTTCAACAAGGATCCGTTGACCTACGGTCATACGGTGACCGGCGCCGTCATCGACCCGTCCGTGCCGCGCAGCGCCAATGGTGCGGCCGACAACGCCGCAGTCCACAACATCGGTGAAGTCTGGGCCTCGATGCTGTGGGAGTGCTACACCGGCCTGCTGCGCGACACCGGTCGACTCAGCTTCGCCGAGTCGCAGGACCGCATGAAGCGCTACATCATCGCGGGCTACAAGCTGACGCCACCGGCACCGACCATCCTGGAAGCGCGTGATGCCCTGCTGTCGGCGATCCAGGCCGAAGACGAGCAGGATTTCCAGATCTGCGCATCGGGCTTTGCGCGTCGCGGTGCGGGTTCGGGTGCGGTGGCACCGGATCGGTTCTCCCTCACCAATGCCGGCACCGTTCAGAGCTTCGCGTTCGATTCGGCGGCTGAAGTGGTGTCCGCCACGCTCGACGACAGCACCGCCGCTTGCGATGCCGACGGCGAGCTCGACAATGAGGAAACCGGTGCGCTGAACGTCGTGGTTCGCAACTCCGGCTTCCAGTCGTTGTTGAACACCACGGTGACCGTGACCTCGCCGACCGCTGGCATCAGTTTCCCGAACGGCAACACGTTCGCGGTGCCTGCATCCGCGGCCTTCTCATCGGTGACGGTCGCGATTCCGGTTCGCGCTCAGGGCTTCGCGGCGATCGGCGGCGCGGTCTTCGATGTCGAGGTGAATGATCCTGCCCTCGACAATGCCGCGATCAACCAGTTCGAATTGCGCGTCAATGCCAATGTCGTGCCGAACTCGTCGCTGGTCGACACGTTCGAGTCCGACACCGCGTGGACCAAGCAGTTGGCCAGTCTCTACGGACCGGTTCCCGCAGGCACGATGAGCGATACCTTCTATTGGGGACAGCTGGCTTACTCGGCGACCGACCATACGCTGTACGGTCCGAACCTCGGCGGTCCGTTCGTGACTTGGCTGGTGTCGCCGCCCTTGGCGATGTCGGCTAGCGATCCGTTCGTGATGACCTACGACAGCGCACACAGCTTCGAAGCGCCGAACTGGGATGGTGGCGTCATCGAGTACTCGACCAATGACGGTGCGACCTGGGCGGATATCACGACCTTGACCGGCGCGGCCCTGACGCCGGCGTATTCGGGCGCGCTCACGGCAACGAGTTTCTTCCCGTCGCGTCTCGCCTATCGTGCAACCAATGCGGCGTGGCCGAACTTCAACACCTATCGCATCGACATCCCGGCCGCATCGCCGGTCGCGGGACAGACGATCCGCTTGCGCTTCGGTGTTGCCGCGGATTCTTCCGCCGCGGACTACGGCTGGGAAATCGACAACGTCAACGTGTCTGGCGTGAGCAATACGCCGTTCACCGCGGTCGTGGCGCATGTCGGCGGCTGCAATGCGGGCTTGTTCGGCGACGGCTTCGAATAAGCGTTCGGCAATGAAAAAAACGAAGGGCGCCGCAAGGCGCCCTTCTGCTTTGCGGAACCGCGAGCGATCGTTCAGTAATTCGCGCCACCGCTGGCGCTGTAGAACGCGAGTACATCGCGACACTCGTTGCGCAGGAGGTCGCGCTTCACCGCCACGCCGCGCTTTTCCAGTTCGCCGATCCAGTCGGCGGGCAGCGGACCTTCGTCGAACTCGGTGAGGCTCATCACGTCCTCGGCGCGGGCGCCGATGTGCATCTCGTCGATGCCTGCCCAGAAGCTCGCGCCATAGCATTGGCAGCAGGGCTGCGCCGACGTGACCAGGACGTAGCGGCCGCCGCCCTCGTTCAGGCGGAAGCGCTGCAGGCGCTGTTGCGCGGTCAGGAAAGCCATGATCTCGGCGTGTGCGAGCGAACAGTTCTGCGGCATCACGCGATTCACGCCAACGCTGACGAGCCTCCCTTCGCCGTCGAAAATCGCGGCACCGAACGGGCCGCCGGTGCCGAGTTCGACGTTCTTGCGGGCGAGCCCGGCGACGAAGCGCATGCGCGAATCATCGTCGTCGAAGCGCGTCAGTGGATCGATGTCGGACGACACCCATGCGGGCAGGGTCAGGTGGACTTGGGCGTAGATCATGCTGCGTTCCTTCGGTGTTGCGTTACTGGATCGACGTGGCGTTCCGGGGGGTGCATTGGCCATCGACGCATTGGCAGCCGCTGATGTCTGCGCTGCCGCAGACGCTGCTGCGGCCCTCGCGCAGGCAGGTCGCCCTCACGCCGGCGGGATCGGGCGTATGTGCGACATGCACGCACTGCAGGAATTCGCCGCAACAGTTGCCGACGTTCTTGACGGTGCAGTCCGCGTCCACGGCACAGGTGAGCGGCGATTCCGGTTCGGTCGTCGCGACCGTGTCCACGGTCGCGCAGGCGGCGAACACCATCATTGCGAGGCAGCACATCACGATTCGCATCGTCGGTACTCCGTTGTCGAGTGGGCAAAGGATCGCACGGTCCTCGGTGCTCAGCGCAGCAGCATCCACAGGCCCATTGCCGCGAACAGGAATGCCGCGCTGAAACGCGCCGCGCGCAGCGGCAGGCGATCGGCGAGTCTGCTGCCAAGGAACACCACTGGCACGTTCGCGAGCAGCATACCGATCGTAGTGCCGACGACCACCGCCCACAGCGGCGAGTGTTGTGCGGCCAGCACCACGGTCGCGACCTGGGTCTTGTCGCCCATTTCGGCGATGAAGAATGCGACCAAGGTGGCAATGAACACGCCGCGCCCGGTCGTCGGCAATGCATCCTCGTCATCGAGTTTGTCCGGTACCAGCGTCCACGCCGCAACGGCGAGGAAACTCAGGCCGATGATCCAGCGCAATGCATCTGGCGACAGCCGCTGTGCGATGAGCATGCCGAATGCGCCGGCCAGGGCGTGGTTGAGCAACGTCGCAGCGAGGATGCCGAGGCAGATCGCCCACGGCCGTCGGTAGCGGGCGGCCAGCACCAGGGACAGCAATTGGGTCTTGTCGCCGATTTCGGCGATCGCGACCGCGAGGGTCGAGAGGAGAAGGGCTTCCACGGGAACTCCGGAGGGCAGGGACGATGCGGACACGATGGTCCGTCACGCACGTCCCGGCCCGGGTGATGCGCAACGAACCAGCGGTCTTGCCGCGTCGAAGACGGTCCGCGCCATGGCCGATGCAGGCCAAGCATGTTGACGCGAACGAGGCGGGATCCGGAAGGATCACGCGGCCAGCTACTCCCCGATGGAGTGCGCGCACCTTAGTGAGGATTCGGGCGCGGGGCAACGCCGCACGCCCGGCGTGACCTTACTTGACCGTCCTGGCCCAGGAATCGCGCAGGGTGCAGACACGATTGAAGACCGGTTGGTCGGAGCGATGGTCGACACGATCGGCGACGAAGTAGCCGAGGCGTTCGAACTGGAAGCGTGTTTCCGCCGCGACGTCCGCGAGTGAAGGTTCGAGGCGCGCGGTGACGACGCGTACCGAATTCGGATTCAGGTGATCGCGATAGGTCTTGCCGTCGCGGTCGTCGTCCGGATCGGCCACCGTGAACAGGCGGTCGTAAAGACGCGTCTCCGCAGCGATGGCGTGTCTCGCGCTGACCCAGTGGATCGTGCCTTTCACCTTGCGGTCAGCGCCGGGCATGCCATGGCGCGTGCTCTCGTCGAGCGTGCAATGCACTTCGAGCACATCGCCGTTCGCATCCTTGACCAGGTCCTCGCATTTCACGATGCCGACGCCGCGCAGACGCACCTCACCTCCGGGAACCAGGCGGTGGTAGCCCTTGGGCGGCACCTCCATGAAGTCCTCGCGCTCGATCCAGAGCTCGCGCGAAAACGGCACTGCACGCGTGCCACGCGCCTCGTCCTTGGGATGATTCGCCATGCGCAGCGTTTCTTCATGCGGTCCGGTCAGGTTCGTGATCACGAGCTTGAGCGGATCAATGATGGCCATGCGTCGCTCGGCGCGGGCGTCGAGATCGTTGCGTACTTCGTTCTCGAGCAGCGAGAACTCCAGCACCGATTCCTGCTTGGTGACGCCGGCATTGCGGATGAAGCTGCGGATCGCCTCGGGCGTGAAGCCGCGGCGGCGGATGCCGCGCAGGGTCGGCATGCGTGGGTCGTCCCAGCCGGCGACCAGTCCTTCATTCACCAGCGCGAGCAGCTTGCGCTTGCTCATCACCAGGAAATCGAGATTCAGTCGCGAGAACTCGATCTGGCGCGGCCGGCCGGGTTTCAGCCCGAGGCGGGCAAGTTCGTCGGCGAGCTCCGGCATGTGCCAGACCGGCAGCTGGTCGAGGCACCAGTCGTACAGCGGTCGATGGTCCTCGAATTCGAGTGTGCACAGGGAATGGGTAATGCCTTCGACCGCGTCTGAGACGACGTGCGCGAAGTCGTACATCGGATAGATGCACCAGTCGTTGCCGGTGTTCTGATGCTCGACCTTGCGGATGCGATACAGCGCCGGATCGCGCAGGTTGATGTTGCCTGAACTCATGTCGATCTTCGCGCGCAGCGTGCGCGAGCCATCGGCAAACTCGCCGGCCTTCATGCGCGCGAAAAGATCGAGATTCTCGGCCACCGAACGATCACGAAATGGACTGTTGCGACCCGGTTGCGTCAACGTGCCACGGTATTCGCGCACTTCATCGGCGCTCAGGTCGCAGACGAAGGCACGCCCGTCGCGGATCAGCTTCAGCGCACAACGGTAGATCAGCTCGAAGTAGTCGGACGCATGGCGCAATTCCGCCCACTCGAAGCCGAGCCATTGCACGTCTTCCTGGATCGCGGCGACATATTCCGGGTCTTCCTTGGCCGGATTGGTGTCGTCGAAGCGCAGGTTGCAGCGACCGTCGAATTCGGCAGCCATGCCGAAATTCAGGCAGATCGACTTCGCGTGACCGATGTGCAGGTAGCCGTTCGGCTCGGGCGGGAAACGCGTCGCGATGCGGGTGTGTTTGCCGGAGGCGAGATCGTCGAGGACGATCTGGCGGATGAAATGGTTGGGGACAGGCGTCTCGCTCATGGATCGCGGTTCGGTCAATAGAAGACCGCGAGTTTAGCGGATGCGGACGGGACTCAGTGACCGCGGCTGCGCTTGCGACGCAGGCGCAGGCGCACCGGCCCGCGGGCGTCGTGAATATTCACCGGACGGCCGGACTGGACGATGTCGATCGCGCCCTGGTCCGCCATCTTTGCGGCGACATCGCGCACCGGGCGCATCAGGTCGCGCCATTCGACATTGAGTTCGCCGCCAAGGATGCGTGCGGCTTCGCTGGGACAGATCGTGGCGTCCGGCGTGCGGTGCTCGAGCAGTTCAACGACACACTCGCGGATCAGCACCGCAAGCGAATCTTCGACGGGGAACTGGCGGGAGGTCACGATGCGCGGGCCCTGAATTGCCCGACACGGTAGCGCGCCGCCGAACCGGCGATCATGAGGAATTGTCCGCAGCGTCCGGTGGTGACGATGGTTTGCAGCAGCGCACGGGCGATCCTGTTCATCAGCCCGCGGCGCCGGCGAGTGTGGCCATCACGGCCATGCGGATGGCAACACCGTTCGAGACCTGTTCGAGGATGCGCGACTGCGCACCGTCGGCGACCGCATCGGCGATCTCGACATTGCGGTTGATCGGCCCCGGATGCATCACGATGGCCTGCGGATGAGCACGCCGCAAGCGGGCTTCGTCCAGGCCCCAGTCGCGGAAATAGTCGGCATCGGACGCGATCAACGCGTGCTGCATGCGTTCCTTCTGCAGGCGCAGCATGATCACCACGTCGGCATCGCGTACCGCGTCATCGATGCGATGGTGCACGATGCAACCGGGCAAGGCATCACGGCCGGGCAACAGGGCCTCCGGTCCGGCCACCCGCAACTCGCCAATGCCGAGTGTTTGCAGGGCCTGGATGTCGGAGCGCGCGACGCGCGAGTGCAGGATGTCGCCGATGATGGCGACACGGCGATTCGCCAGGTCGGGCTTGTGGCGCAGGATCGTGTAGGCATCGAGAAGTCCCTGGGTCGGGTGCGCGTGGTTGCCATCGCCGGCATTGATGATCGAGACGCCCTCGGCCGCCTGCTCCGCGAGGAAACCCGGCGTGCCGTTTTCCTTGTGGCGCACCACGAATTGTTCGCAGCCCATCGCCTCGAGATTGCGCAAGGTGTCGAGCAGGGTCTCGCCTTTCTGGGTCGAGGAATGTTCGATGTCGAAGGGAACCACTTGCGCGCCGAGACGCATGGCCGCGAGCTCGAAGCTGACCCGGGTGCGCGTCGATGGCTCGAAGAACAGGTTCACCACCGTGCGTCCGGCCAATACTTGCGGCCGATCCGATTCGCGCAGGCTATCGGCGAGCGCGAACAGCGTTTGCATCTCCGCGCGCGACATCTCGGCGAGGGTGATCAGGTGGCGTCGGGGCGTTGCAGCGTTCATGCGGTGCTGGACTCGGTCTGCGGCTGGCTCAGCCATTGTTCGACGATGCGCCGCGCAGCCTGCGCGTCCAGCATCGCTGCGTCCTTGCGACGCGCGAGACCGGCTCGCCGCGCCGCCGCGAATTCGGCATCGGCCGCCCGCGAGGTGAAGCGTTCGTCGGCGAAATGCACCGGCAGGCGATAGCGCCCTTCCAGCGCGTTCGCATAGGCGCGCGCGGCGTGGGTCATCGGTTGCTCCTGGCCGTCGCGGGCAAGCGGCAATCCGACAATCAGGGCGTCCGGGCGCCAGGTCTTCAGCAGCGCATCGCAGGCCATCCAGTCGGGGCCGCTGTCGGCGTTGCGCAGCACGGCGACGGCACTGGCCGTGCCGGTGATGCGCTGACCGACCGCGACGCCGATGCGACGCAGGCCGAAGTCGAATCCGAGCACGATCGTGGCTTCAGGCATGTCCAGCGGTTCCGGACAGCATGTGGATATCGACGCCGAGCAGGCGCGCCGAGGCATCCCAGCGCTTCTCGATCGGCGTCTCGAACAGGATGTCGTTGTCGCGCGGCTCGGCGGTCAGCCAGGCATTGTCGCGCATCTCCTGTTCGAGCTGGCCGGCCGACCAGCCGGCATAGCCGAGCAAGACGAGGTAGCGCTTCGGGCCGTGACCGGCCGCGATCGCCTGAAGCACGTCCCTGGAGGTGGTCACCATCAGGTCGTCGCCGATGCTCGCGCTCGACTCCCAAGGCTGGCCGGGTTCGTGCAGGACGAAGCCACGCTCCATCTGCACCGGCCCGCCGAGCAATACGCGCTGGTCGGCGATCTCGGGTGGCGTGCGGGTGACACCCACCTGTCGCATCACTTCGCCGAGGCGCCAGTCGGACGGACGATTGACGGTCAGTCCCATCGCGCCCTCCTCATTGTGCTGACAGATCAGGGTGACGCCGCGCGCGAAGTTCGGGTCTTCGAGCGCAGGCATCGCGATCAGCAGGTGTCTGGACAAGTAGCGGGACGAGGACATGGCGCGATTGTAATGGGCGCGGCGTTCCCGATGTGCGTCGTCATTTCCCGGTGACGCTGCCATCCAGGAATTGCCAGGTCCGGGTGATATGCAGCACATCGATGCCTTCATCGCTGGCGGGCAGCGGTGAAAACGGTGCGCCGAGTTCGACGATGCGGATCGCTGCCTGATCCAGGATCTCTGAGCCCGAGGACTGGATCAGGTCGATCCGTTCGACCGAGCCGTCGCGCTTGACCGCGACGGTCAGCACCAGGCTGTTGTGCACCTGCCGACGCCGCGCTTCATCGGGATAATTCAGATTGCCGATGCGTTCGATTTTCGCGACCCAGGCGCGCATGTAGGCGGCATAGGCGTATTCCCGCGTGCTGGCCGAAATGAATTTGCGCTTCGGGCGTTTTGCATAGGCTTCGGTCTGGCGTTCGAGTTCCGCCGCAAGCTTGGCCATCTCGAGACTGTGCTCGATCAGCTCCCGCGCGCTGACCTGGGGCACGTCGGGCGTTTCCGGCTGTGCGTCATCGACACGCTGGACCTGGAAGTCCTTGGCACTGCCGCGCAGCACCGGTTGCGGCGTCGCTTTCTGCGGCTTGGGTGCCCCCGCGCGTTGCGGTGCCGGTGCCAAGCCGTCGGTCGCTTTCGGAATCGGACTGGTGACCGGTTGGCGCGGGCGCTTCGATTCTTCGGATTCGCCGCCGCCCTGCTGCGAGGCATTGGCGAGGAAGTCGGCCTTGTCCGGTTTGGTCGCGGCGGCCGACTGCACGAGGATCACGTCGAGGCTGGGCAGGTAGGCAGCCGGGTCCTCGTAGTCGAAGGTGACGCCGAGGATCACGATGGCATGCAGGATCGCCGAGAACAGCAGGGTGACGCGCAGGCGCTCCTCGGGGCCGATGCGGTGCTGGCTCACGCGAGCTTGCTCTCGATGGCATCGAACAGCATTGCGCCAATGTCGGTACCGGCCTGGGCGTCGATATCGACGATGCCGGTCGGGCTGGTGACGTTGATTTCGGTCAACCAGTCGCCGATCACATCAAGTCCGACGAAGATCAGGCCGCGACGGCGCAGCTCAGGACCGACCTGGGTGCAAATCCAGCGATCGCGCTCGCTCAGCGGTTGGGCGACACCTCGGCCGCCGCGTGCCAGATTGCCGCGGAAGTCATCACCGCCCGGAATGCGAGCAAGGCAGAACGGCACCGGTTCGCCATCGATCATGAGGATGCGCTTGTCGCCCGCGTTGATCTCGGGAATGAATCGTTGTGCCAGTGCGAACTGGCGGCCGTTGTCGGTGAGCGTCTCGAGAATGACATTCAGATTCGGGTCGCCGCGGTGGCTGCGAAAGATCGAGCGTCC
It contains:
- a CDS encoding DUF3253 domain-containing protein — protein: MLIRECVVELLEHRTPDATICPSEAARILGGELNVEWRDLMRPVRDVAAKMADQGAIDIVQSGRPVNIHDARGPVRLRLRRKRSRGH
- the ruvX gene encoding Holliday junction resolvase RuvX translates to MPEATIVLGFDFGLRRIGVAVGQRITGTASAVAVLRNADSGPDWMACDALLKTWRPDALIVGLPLARDGQEQPMTHAARAYANALEGRYRLPVHFADERFTSRAADAEFAAARRAGLARRKDAAMLDAQAARRIVEQWLSQPQTESSTA
- a CDS encoding nucleoside deaminase; translation: MIYAQVHLTLPAWVSSDIDPLTRFDDDDSRMRFVAGLARKNVELGTGGPFGAAIFDGEGRLVSVGVNRVMPQNCSLAHAEIMAFLTAQQRLQRFRLNEGGGRYVLVTSAQPCCQCYGASFWAGIDEMHIGARAEDVMSLTEFDEGPLPADWIGELEKRGVAVKRDLLRNECRDVLAFYSASGGANY
- a CDS encoding glutamine--tRNA ligase/YqeY domain fusion protein; its protein translation is MSETPVPNHFIRQIVLDDLASGKHTRIATRFPPEPNGYLHIGHAKSICLNFGMAAEFDGRCNLRFDDTNPAKEDPEYVAAIQEDVQWLGFEWAELRHASDYFELIYRCALKLIRDGRAFVCDLSADEVREYRGTLTQPGRNSPFRDRSVAENLDLFARMKAGEFADGSRTLRAKIDMSSGNINLRDPALYRIRKVEHQNTGNDWCIYPMYDFAHVVSDAVEGITHSLCTLEFEDHRPLYDWCLDQLPVWHMPELADELARLGLKPGRPRQIEFSRLNLDFLVMSKRKLLALVNEGLVAGWDDPRMPTLRGIRRRGFTPEAIRSFIRNAGVTKQESVLEFSLLENEVRNDLDARAERRMAIIDPLKLVITNLTGPHEETLRMANHPKDEARGTRAVPFSRELWIEREDFMEVPPKGYHRLVPGGEVRLRGVGIVKCEDLVKDANGDVLEVHCTLDESTRHGMPGADRKVKGTIHWVSARHAIAAETRLYDRLFTVADPDDDRDGKTYRDHLNPNSVRVVTARLEPSLADVAAETRFQFERLGYFVADRVDHRSDQPVFNRVCTLRDSWARTVK
- a CDS encoding TMEM165/GDT1 family protein; this translates as MEALLLSTLAVAIAEIGDKTQLLSLVLAARYRRPWAICLGILAATLLNHALAGAFGMLIAQRLSPDALRWIIGLSFLAVAAWTLVPDKLDDEDALPTTGRGVFIATLVAFFIAEMGDKTQVATVVLAAQHSPLWAVVVGTTIGMLLANVPVVFLGSRLADRLPLRAARFSAAFLFAAMGLWMLLR
- a CDS encoding M36 family metallopeptidase, with protein sequence MAMMVTATLAQSALTKDLAPIDRWADARPAARAHAPVIGAGLLSEFRGHVDDRLGVPTFLWAGPDASRSPMSPTVGTPEGIARVHLKRLADAYKVGADQIDALQVVNTSRLKNGSQIVQLQNAAGGIEVFRERISVLINPRGDLVSVGGYIASTDLIDASMQAPGARAAMFAMSGADAAALALADYGFDAAAAASASISQGEGGFQNIALPAAANGASLAEPARVKPVWFRSGAGLIPAHYVEVQVAETPESSADYYAYVISAKDGQVLFRHNQTAEHTYRVYAETTGALLPYPGPEGRANAPHPTAQPDGVQPPFVPSVSTTLTQGPISNPAHIWLAPGATETTGNNAEAYADFNNPDGFSAGDLRGATNGVDTFNYVYDTSLDVGVNATQRQAGIVNLFYMNNWLHDWYYDAGFDEASGNGQVVNYSGLGIGGDSIKAEAQDASGTNNANMSTPSDGGRPRMQMYTWSGQTPRRVDYLAGVVLPSVTSAVGVLVTPSVPGATADITNDVVVVNDGSVTGTNGTTTDACQTPFVNDAAVNGKIALVDRVAATRGCSIGTTLANAQANGAIAVLFINTSTVGVSVTGSLPAFTIPYFSVSLADGNAIKAAIASPTTVTLRLRREPPAVSREGGIDNAVIAHEWGHYISNRLVQNSAGLTNNTGRGMGEGWADFHSLLMQVKEDDDLAPSNPNYVGTYSVASHSQSGPSTSYFPNTGPYFGIRRYPYSTNFNKDPLTYGHTVTGAVIDPSVPRSANGAADNAAVHNIGEVWASMLWECYTGLLRDTGRLSFAESQDRMKRYIIAGYKLTPPAPTILEARDALLSAIQAEDEQDFQICASGFARRGAGSGAVAPDRFSLTNAGTVQSFAFDSAAEVVSATLDDSTAACDADGELDNEETGALNVVVRNSGFQSLLNTTVTVTSPTAGISFPNGNTFAVPASAAFSSVTVAIPVRAQGFAAIGGAVFDVEVNDPALDNAAINQFELRVNANVVPNSSLVDTFESDTAWTKQLASLYGPVPAGTMSDTFYWGQLAYSATDHTLYGPNLGGPFVTWLVSPPLAMSASDPFVMTYDSAHSFEAPNWDGGVIEYSTNDGATWADITTLTGAALTPAYSGALTATSFFPSRLAYRATNAAWPNFNTYRIDIPAASPVAGQTIRLRFGVAADSSAADYGWEIDNVNVSGVSNTPFTAVVAHVGGCNAGLFGDGFE
- a CDS encoding aspartate carbamoyltransferase catalytic subunit, producing MNAATPRRHLITLAEMSRAEMQTLFALADSLRESDRPQVLAGRTVVNLFFEPSTRTRVSFELAAMRLGAQVVPFDIEHSSTQKGETLLDTLRNLEAMGCEQFVVRHKENGTPGFLAEQAAEGVSIINAGDGNHAHPTQGLLDAYTILRHKPDLANRRVAIIGDILHSRVARSDIQALQTLGIGELRVAGPEALLPGRDALPGCIVHHRIDDAVRDADVVIMLRLQKERMQHALIASDADYFRDWGLDEARLRRAHPQAIVMHPGPINRNVEIADAVADGAQSRILEQVSNGVAIRMAVMATLAGAAG
- the rlmM gene encoding 23S rRNA (cytidine(2498)-2'-O)-methyltransferase RlmM; amino-acid sequence: MIALTRTGFEPECAQELEHELAARGGAGYAQTRRDSGFVELHVHQPPQRKLRVRELIFVRQLLPVRASFEALDPKDRVGPILTDVKASGVMLSDVWVETADSPDGEQLRAFARSFESAMATALKREKRFDARSMHRLHLFAHSGTQIDVSIATHAETAPWKGGIPRLRFPSDAPSRSTLKLEEAFLVLLDDDERGRWLQPGMTAVDLGACPGGWTYQFVRRSIRTFAVDNGAMAESLMATGIVEHLRADGFRYQPNKPVEWMVCDMVEQPIKVAERMATWLREGWCRHTMFNLKLPMKKRWPEVQRCFEAMRAAVPFELDLRAKQLYHDREEITVFATRA